The genomic window TCCGACCCCCTGGTCCCGAACCAGGTGCTCTACCAGGCTGAGCCACTCCCCGACGTGCTTAAAAGGCAGGGGAATCGCACGTTTTAGCGCGATTCCGGTGTTTTGAGTATAGCAGAGGTCGGCCGACGCTCAGTCCGCGGCGTAGCTGATTTGGAAGCGGCGGACGAACTTGCAGGCGAGCACAAGGACCAGAGTGGCGAGCACGATAGGCCCAAGAACCGCCGCGAATGTGCTGACTGGTTCGCTCACAACCGTGAACAGCGCTAGCAGTCCATCAGCCGGGATCGACACTGGGCACAGCTGCTTCAGGTAATAGGTCACGCTGAAACGCTGCACCAGCGACGGCAGAACCGGGCTGAAGGTCTCCCATCCCAGAACGATTGCCGCGGGAATGATCGGGTTCTTAATCAGCAGGCTGAGCATCAGGAAAATCGAACCATAACCGATGCAGGCGAGTGCAGTGATGCCCAGGTAGGCGAGAAGCTGTCCCATTCCGGGACCGCTGAAAACGTAGAACTGCCCCGCAGGACCAAAATGGGCATACATCACGGAGAAGCTCGCCAGCACTCCCAAGCCAAAGAGTGTTACCGACGTGACCACGCCGCCGAGGAACTTGCCCAGCAGCAGCACTTCTCTTTTGACGGGAGCGAGAAAGTAGTAATGCAAACTCTTCTCGATCACCTCGCCGCGAAACAACCACGTGAAGATACCGAGGCATCCGAAGAAGATTCCAAAGCGCAGATAGAAGAACTGGAAGATGCCTGCCAACACTTCCGTATCGGTGTGTATCTGATTGGGATCGGCACGGTCGATGATCGCATGCAGCGCGATGATCACCACTGGAGCGAACGCAAGCAGATAAATCCAGATGCCGCGACGCGAGAAGAAGTTCTTGCGCAGATCCATGCGAAGGATCGCGGCGATCTGGCGCGTCCAAAGCTCCCACGGCTGCTCGGAAAAACTCTTGCGGAGTTGAGCAAGGCGGCTCATATCGTCTTGTTCTCCGATCCGATCAGGTACTGATAGACCGAATTCACGTCGTCATCAGCTGGCGCGACGGTTTCTAGCGAGATGTTGTCTTTTACGACGAGCTGGTTCAGCAGCAGATAGAAAGCGTCGGCGTCGCGCGTGCGGACGAGCACGCCTTTGCCGTCGTCCACGAGCTTGGCTTCGACTACATGATCCTGCGCGAAGACTCGTGAGGCCAGCAAATTCGGGTCAGAGCAGCGCACGAGAATCTGCATTGGGTGTTCTTTCACTTCAGTGCGCACAGCGTGAATCTGTCCTTCGGCAACCACGTATCCGCTGCTCATGAGGATTACCTGATCCGACATCTTGTCGACTTCGTGAAGAATGTGGCTGGAGATGATCACGTACAGCCCTTCTTTGCCAAGCGCCTGAAAGAGCTCCAGCGATTCGGCGCGCGCCATCGGATCCAGGCCATTCAGCGGCTCATCAAGAATGAGCACCGTCGGATGATGCGCGATTGCCTGTGCTAATCGAATCCTCTGACGCATGCCTTTGCTATATCCGGCAACTTTGCGATTCGCGGCTTCGGTCATGCTCACGCGTTCCAAAGCTTCGAGCGTCAAACGCACGGATTCGTGATCGTCGAGTCCGTGCAGGCGGAGCGTGTTATACACGAACGAAAATCCGGTGACCCCTTTCGGGAATGAATCGAACTGCGCGCAATAGCCGACCTTTCGAAAAAGCTCTTCCGGCCGATCCGGCGACATTCCCAGAACGGAAACGCGGCCCTGCGTCGGACGAATCAGGCCCGTAATCAAATTCATTAACGTGGTCTTGCCCGAGCCGTTTGGGCCAACCAATCCCGTGACACCAGTCGGAATCGACAGATTCACGCGATTTACACCGAGAACTTCGCCATAAAACTTGGAAACGTTCTGCAGCAGGATGCGGTTCTCCACGCAGGCGGCTTTCGTGGACGAAATGGACGCAGTGGACACGATGGACTCCGGCTGTTCCCTGTTCCCTGTAACCTGCTCCCTGTCCCCTAAAACCGCGCTCATCCTCGCACCACCTCGCGCGCTTTCAACCGCCGATTCAGAAGAAGCAGGGAGAGTCCGCAGGTTGCTGCGACGGTGCACCAAGCAGCCCATACCGGAATACCCAACATATCCAAATCGTGTGCTGTCGAGATGGGTACTCGGAACAGGCCGACCCAAATCAGCTTCACGGCGTACAGGATGTCGAATATGTGTCCCCAGCTCGTGTGCAAGGTGGCATTGATCGCGGCGCCAAATCCTGGTCCCACAAAGAAGAACGCCAGCATCACGGCGCTCGCCGCCACACGCCATTTGAGCCACGCCGAGGCAGCAAGCGCTACCAGGCCTACAATGGCAATCCACATCCAGGACGCGAGGAAAATCGCACCACCGAGCCACAGATGTGACCATAACCATCCGTTGCCTTCTAACCCAGCGTTCAAGAAAAACAGGATCAGCATCGGTACCCAGGTGATTATTGAGAGCAACGTCGCAATCACCAGAAATTTGCCGAGCACATATTCTGCTCGCGAGATGGGCCGTCCCAGAATCAGCGGCAGCGCATTATTTGCCAAGTCTGACGCTACCAGTTGCGGTCCCTGCCAAGTGGTGAGCAGGAATGAAATCCAAGCGTGAAAGCCCAGGAATGCCAAAAAGAAGAAACTGTTCATTGCCAGCGGACTCGGCCCGCGCATCTGCAGCATTGTCTGCAGCGCAGAGCTGTGCGCCATGTAAACCGCGGTGAACCCGATGAGGAATGGCACAAAGCTGAGCACGAACGCGCCGGTGAACAGGCGCGAATCGAACAAGCCGGAGAACCCGTAACGTGTGAGCACGAGAAAGCGCCAGCGGTCCGAAGTTATGCGGCCTTCATAAGGCTTGTAGCTGCGCTTATAGACTGCCATTGCGTGCCCCCACTTCTTCCATGGCTTTGAGGAAGATGTCTTCGAGCGAGTCGCGACGATAGTTCATACGGCGGATTTGCACCTCTCGCTGCGCGGCGATCTTGTAGAGCTCACGAATCTCGATCGATTCCGGCAGCACAACCTTCATCCTTCCCTTTCCGAACAGCGCGCACTCGCAGCCAAGTTGCTGGACGGCGTCGGCGAATGAGTTATCTTCGCCATGCGTTTCGAGTTCGAGAAACTTGCGATTCAGCCGCCGCTCTTCTTCTATGTTGCAAATGCCGGCGATGTTCCCATTCCGGAGAATGATGACTTCATCGCAGCACTCATCCACATCGCGTAACAGATGCGACGAGATCACGACGTGCATGTCTCCGGAATCGCGAATCTCGCGAATGAGCTGAATCATGCGCGTGCGCGCCGGCGGATCGAGGCCATTGGTCGGTTCGTCGAGGAATACCAATTTGGGGCCATGCGCAATCGCCTGCGCCAGCTTCGCAAGCTGCTTCATGCCGAGCGAGTATGTTCCCACTTTGCGATAGCGAACTTCGCCGAGTCCGACATAGAAGAGCGCTTCGTGAGCACGTTCCAGTGCTTGCGCCGACGGCACTCCCGAAAGTTCCGCCATGTAGCGGACGAAGTGCACGCCTGTCATGTTGGAGATAAAGGCGTCGCTCTCCGGCATGTAGCCGATCAGTCCGCGCAGCTCGCGGCTGTGTACGCCGATATCTTTGCCGAAGATGCGTGCTGTGCCTTGCGCCGGCGGATAGAAGCCGAGCAGCGTGTTCAGCAGCGTTGACTTGCCCGACCCGTTGGGACCGAGCAAGCCAATGCAGCGCCCGCGAAGCTCGCCTCGGAGCTGCTTGAGTACTGCGCGCGCGCCGAAGCGAACTTCCAGGCTGTCGAATTCGATGACTGGCGTCATTGCTGTCCTTTACGGAGTCTGAGCTTTCGGAGTTCCCGATTTCAACTGATCGAGCAGCGCCGAGATCGTGAGCGTCTTCAGGTCGATTCCCAACGTCTTGCTCGTGCTCGCCAGCTCAATCTGGTTCTCATCGCCGTACGCGCAGATCACCGATGGCTCGCTGTTTGCCACCAGAGTCTGGATCGATTGCAATTGCGATGCCGGCAGTTGGCCTCTGAGAGGCGCGACGACTGGAGCGAGATTTTGGTAAATGAGCCCAGAGACATTCGCGTGCTGATCAACCGGAAACATCGCGCGGAACTTATCAGAACGCGAGATGCTGTCGCCCTTGCTGCGCGTCCGAAGTGATTCCTCGACCAGCGCCTGGCTTGCGGCGGCGACCAGATAGCCGTCAGCGAATGTGTAATGTATTTCAACCTGCATCACTGGATCCTGCGAGCGGATGGTGTAGAAGGTTCTTCCGCCAACATCTTCCTGATCCACTTTCAATCCAGGACGATTGTTCTCGGCCGCGCTGCGGTTCACCGCATCGACGAGTTTCCCGATGCTGTACTGCAACCGGCTCGGATCATAGACCTCGACGATCAGCTTCCACGAAGGTGTCGGGAGCAATGGACCATCGAGCGCCATTGCAGCTTCACCTCCGAGCGACGCAGCTAAGTCGTTGCGCAAATCAAGATTGAGTTCCGCCTGCTCCTTAGCTATCGAGGCCGCGGCATTGGAATCGGCCCGAGTGGCGAGTGAAAAAACGTCGTCGAGCATCAGCGCCGGACTCTTCGATACAAACGCACCTACAGCCGAAGCATTGGGCGTGATGAAATCGAGCGCGCCGATTGGGGCCGGAGCTGCGAGCCACGACGCAATTCCAGTGCGCGGACCATTGAAGCTAAGCTCGGCTGTGTTCGAAGCCTTACCGTCGTAGTCTTTGCGCTGCGCGATCAGGTACTTCACATTTGCGAAACCGCTGCTCTCGAGCATCCGTTCATGACGTGCAGCTTGCTCTGGCTGCTGCGGATGATACGTCGCGATCTGCTCAAGATTCACCGCCACCAGTAAGCCAGCGCCGGAGGCATACTCAGAAGCAATGCGCTTCCCGAAATCAGACTCGGCAAATCCCGAGCCTAAAGTTGAAGACCACCGATTCTTCAGAGCTACCAACGCCGAAAGCTGCGGCGAAGCGGCAACGAACTCAGGCGTGATCAGAACGTAGAGACCGCGATTCTGAGCCCCGCCCACAGTTCCAAGATTCTCTGGAGAGAGCAGGTGCAAATCGTCGGCTTTGCCCTGCTGAATTTGACTTTCGAGGAACTCGCGTAATCCTGGACGCGCGATCTCAGCTACAACCAGAGGCGCGCCGTCATGTCCTGGTCCGCCGGTGCAGCTGAAGACAATCTCCTTGCCGACATACTGGCTCAGGTTGTGAATGGTCTCGATTGTCCGATTAAAGTCAACACCGCCGTTAGTGCGGCCTG from Terriglobales bacterium includes these protein-coding regions:
- a CDS encoding ABC transporter ATP-binding protein, coding for MTPVIEFDSLEVRFGARAVLKQLRGELRGRCIGLLGPNGSGKSTLLNTLLGFYPPAQGTARIFGKDIGVHSRELRGLIGYMPESDAFISNMTGVHFVRYMAELSGVPSAQALERAHEALFYVGLGEVRYRKVGTYSLGMKQLAKLAQAIAHGPKLVFLDEPTNGLDPPARTRMIQLIREIRDSGDMHVVISSHLLRDVDECCDEVIILRNGNIAGICNIEEERRLNRKFLELETHGEDNSFADAVQQLGCECALFGKGRMKVVLPESIEIRELYKIAAQREVQIRRMNYRRDSLEDIFLKAMEEVGARNGSL
- a CDS encoding ABC transporter ATP-binding protein produces the protein MSTASISSTKAACVENRILLQNVSKFYGEVLGVNRVNLSIPTGVTGLVGPNGSGKTTLMNLITGLIRPTQGRVSVLGMSPDRPEELFRKVGYCAQFDSFPKGVTGFSFVYNTLRLHGLDDHESVRLTLEALERVSMTEAANRKVAGYSKGMRQRIRLAQAIAHHPTVLILDEPLNGLDPMARAESLELFQALGKEGLYVIISSHILHEVDKMSDQVILMSSGYVVAEGQIHAVRTEVKEHPMQILVRCSDPNLLASRVFAQDHVVEAKLVDDGKGVLVRTRDADAFYLLLNQLVVKDNISLETVAPADDDVNSVYQYLIGSENKTI
- a CDS encoding FecR domain-containing protein; this translates as MKGIHNNPDYILDKAIDAVRADQADPQAEQAATTNAWQRISHAIGVEATLAPLNRIEGCADVLRLLPDYEAHKLSPARAMLVSDHLRECATCRVQAKLDKTADSILPWRANSVARPQRWSFGHYALAASLVIAAVLGVTIGRSGLLAPSGYRAALESVQGTLYRVDAGGEHRAQPGDQFSEGETVRTASGSRAMLRLRDGSLVEMNGRSELYVSVGWRNTSINLGRGAVIVQAAHRSRGHLYVQTADARVAVTGTIFSVNSGIKGSRVSVIEGTVRVAQASGDSVLHAGDQVATNVSMGEVPVKQEIAWSENRDKYLALLAEFSKLQKNIERIKLPDLRYDSRLLRVVPQDSVIYAGVPNYGEALAQANQLFQQQLSQSRILRDWWNQQGPGRTNGGVDFNRTIETIHNLSQYVGKEIVFSCTGGPGHDGAPLVVAEIARPGLREFLESQIQQGKADDLHLLSPENLGTVGGAQNRGLYVLITPEFVAASPQLSALVALKNRWSSTLGSGFAESDFGKRIASEYASGAGLLVAVNLEQIATYHPQQPEQAARHERMLESSGFANVKYLIAQRKDYDGKASNTAELSFNGPRTGIASWLAAPAPIGALDFITPNASAVGAFVSKSPALMLDDVFSLATRADSNAAASIAKEQAELNLDLRNDLAASLGGEAAMALDGPLLPTPSWKLIVEVYDPSRLQYSIGKLVDAVNRSAAENNRPGLKVDQEDVGGRTFYTIRSQDPVMQVEIHYTFADGYLVAAASQALVEESLRTRSKGDSISRSDKFRAMFPVDQHANVSGLIYQNLAPVVAPLRGQLPASQLQSIQTLVANSEPSVICAYGDENQIELASTSKTLGIDLKTLTISALLDQLKSGTPKAQTP